A stretch of DNA from Hirundo rustica isolate bHirRus1 chromosome 1, bHirRus1.pri.v3, whole genome shotgun sequence:
ATAGtcaatgttattttttgtttaaaaaaaaaacacctactTTTCCTACTGACACTGTATAAACGATTGCTGCAAATATGCTGAATATAACGTTTACTGCACTCAAGTAATTCTACATAAATACAAAAGTTGGAGTTAAAGAAATCAAACTTCCTGTGCACGGGTAAAAAAGTACACTGGAAGCATCATAccttaagtattttaaaactttgttcTTACAATTTTAAGTGTGCATTTTAAATTGGCTATTTTATACATATGGAACCTGAACAAAACACAGTACCCTTTCAGAGAAATAGCAAATACATTACCTTTTCTCAAGAAATGTTTTCCCATTAACgtaattttttcccattgctgTTGCTTTCCAGGCAAAATACGCTCCCTGTAGAAACAACAATCTATTGATTGAATTGTTTTGTGTAATTTAGTGAAACGCTATATATTCAATTACTTGGTAAGAAAGTACAGAAACAATTATGAAAATACTGAGTGTACTGAGACTACAGGAGACAATTTTAGATCATATTGAAACTAATTTTATATGGGAACATAtcctataaaaataaacaacatgtGTATTTTCATCCTCCCGCTACTTTCAAAGATGCATTTAGTAAGTTATTAGCATAGTTTTGATTTGGGGTTCCTTAAACCAAAATAGTACGTTTGCCTTTGAGAAAGTGTACACTCAAATCCTTACTGAAGCTCACCCAACATATTCTTTTTGAAGATAAAGTAATATAAGTAACTTGTCCCAAATCAGCCATCTGATTTATGTTCACTACTACCAAGATACTTAGTCATCGTTTCTATTCCCTCCTCTGGCATGAAGACCATGAGCAGTTCTATGCCTCAATCAAACTGCCTTAAACAAAGcatctgcattttgctttttacacTGGAGCATCAGGTAATTCAAACCACTGCAAGCTGCACTGATCACTCCAGTGACCTCATTTTTTCGTCTGAAGCACTGCACCTCACACATGCATCAAAAGGTAGTTTTTCTGAAGTGCAGTGCAAACCCAGCAAAAAAACTCACTTAAATTAACCACTGTCATTAAATACCAAAGCATGTGTGTTACATTTCACAATGCAACAAGTTTTGGCTTAACTTCCATCCAGTTTGGAGCAGTATAAACagttccatttcttttttcctagtaGCTGTTGCAGAACGCCATTTTTACTGGCGCTACCAACTAGATGGGAAGGTATGAAAAGGGATGCTCTCCCTCAGAAACAGCTGCCATCTCTTAAACAGTACAGGAACATGTAAGCAGAGAATGAGGGAGGCTTGCTCCAGGCACCTACTAAAATGACCCATTTTGACTTCTGAAGTTATCTTTCATTCTAGCTCTTTATTCTTCTCACCACAGAAAGTATTTCATGAGCACATGCAAAGTTTCACATGTTTTATCAGAGCAGCAAAACTTACAAGTGTAAGATACTTACAGATGGATCAGACTGAAATAAATATGGCCGCCCTTCATTCCAGCCACATATTAGCAGTGATACACCAAAGGGACGAACACCACTACAGGCAAACAAAACATAATAAATTATCCAGTGAAAGTCAAAGGTGACCAATTATTTTGGATGAGTTCATTTTCTCCCCAGACCAGGGCTGTAATAAGTATGACTCAAccaacagaacaaaaccaaagcgTCTTGCCTTGGCTGACATGTTTGTGTGCAAGATGTGGAAACCCATTCTCACCCATTGCCAGTCAGTGCTCCTCACACTGGCACACTTTCTGTGCACGTTCTCCACTGAAAAACTGCCCTTTCCACAAAAACTCTAATCACTGGGTAGCTGTTGCTCATTACATTTAAACAACACAATCTTTTTAAGCAACTCTGCAATCCTAGCACGTACCCAGACTGTGTGTACTCCTGCATCACAGACGCAATTCTCTGTACTAGCTGAGCTGTTGGAATGGGCTCATGATAAACCAAGTAATACTGCTGGGCCAGCTTCCGAGCTCTGTGTACAAGTACtctgaaaacaaagacaaaagtACTATGTCAAAAAAACTCCAACTAGAACTGAAATTTGTAATAATTAATGTCTATTCAGGAGTTGTACATCTGGCGCAACATCAGTGTAAGAACACAAGACCGTGCTGAGTTATCTTTATCAACTAAGTAAttgttgaaatatttaaagtaaaagTAAGGTTGAATTACACTGGTTTCATTCTTCAGATGCAAGGTTATTTGACAAGTTAATGAATATATTAAGAAAAACTTCAAATGAATGTCATTTACAGTGCAATACAGTATTATGACATACACTTATAAAGAACCAGCTAATTGCTACCTGTTACGTAAACTTCTTGTAGGAATATGCATCTAAATAGTgatcaaaaaaatgttttaataccTGTAATCTGGACCCATACCACTGTACACTAAACCTATATGTTTGGTAATTGGTTCTACTTTGTGGACACTCCTTTCATCATACAGAATAGATTTCTGCTTCTTCTCAGTTGCCAACACCACTCCATttgcagctggaaaaagaacaacaaaaaaatttagaaattaaactAAAATTAGCAGTCAAAACACAGAACACAGAATAAACTTGTTAAAACTATAaaaactttcttcctttttaaaatccGTTCAAGCTTACAATCAGGTTAAAGAAAGATACTTTGATGAATACACCCAATAAACAcatagtttctttttaaaataaccacACACCTCTCATAATCCCAGAATCTAAAGATTCTGTAAAACATTAATAATTTAGCAATCTATGTAACATTTGTTTTGTATGTTATTTCTATATATAAGGACAGgaacactcaaaaaaaaaacccaaaaccaaacatttgCTTCTACCAGCTGCATGTCTCCAAAATCATCAAAAAAAAGAACTCCACAAAACATTAAACCTATTAAAATATGTGAAAACCCACtgaaagaacaacaaaatatGTAACcgaagaaaaaataaagaaggatCCAATACAAAGGACACAGTACATAATCCAAACTAGTTTAGTTCTCTCaaaaaaaatagccaaaacCCTAAATCTTGTCAGTAAAGTATTTTCAGGACATACCTTTAATCCCAACTgatggagctcctgcagctACTGCAGCCAAAGCATATTCAATCTGAACAAGCTTTCCAGAAGGACTAAAAAAGAAGATGCAAAATAAAGTTTTCCACTCAGTGGGAAAAATCTTCAGGCTGTGTCATGACTTCCTATTGAAATTACATTGTATGTGTGGTTTCCAAAAGCTTTCAAGACACTGATGCTCACTGCAGAAAGGAACCACCAAAACATAGCTTTGCTTTTTGACTGACAAGCACATGAGGTCAATGGCACAAGACAGCAACAACTCCCATTCCATGCCCAGGTAttcctgcattttgttttaacaATCTACGTTGTCCTGGTAATGAATGCAGAATCATCAGAATAGAGCTGCAGGTgtcaagcaaaataaaagttaaCTTGTTCAGAAAGAGGGGGGGGTGGAGGGGTCCATTCTCCATCCCCAGGATAAAGGACACCAGAGACTGCCACTCACTGGACAAGTGATTTTGCAAGTGGATCTATTCCCTAGGCTGTATTTCAGACACTGCTGCTTTAATAGTTGCAGAAGTAAAATGGGGTATTATGTAACTCAGTGCTTAGAcgaagaaaacaaagcaagcaatAATCAATCAGTATAGTCATTTATACACTGAGGAAACAAGTATAAGGGTGACAAAGTAGTAATTCTGCCTTTTCCACTATAAAATAGTGGAAATCATTGCAGCCACGTAGTGCTtctgtaaaatagaaaaagtttGTAACTCCCTTAGGAAACCATTTGTGAAAGCTAATAAAGAATTCAATCTACTTGAGCAGAGCAAGCATGTTGGGCTGCTTCCATCCATTCTTTTCATCCTTTTAGATTGTGAACTGCTTAATTTGTTCAACTGCAACAAGCTTTAGCAATCCCTCTTGCAATTACACAGAGACTCTCCACTGAAATTAAGGGGACACTTCACCACAACCAGCATAAAGGTTCTTGTGcccagttttacttttttttctatatgCAATATAGATCTGAGTACCTTAatacttgggggggggggggggggggggaagaaaaaagaaagtcatTTCCTTTACTCTGAATTAATCTTCAATCTAAGTACTAGAGCAAACCTCAACAGACTTCAATACTTCAGACTTCAAACCCCAACCCCACTTCAATAGCATATTCACTCTGTGCATGCCAGCATCCCACATTCAGGCTGTTGGACAACACCAAGGAGAGCTGCTGCAAGGAGAGCAGCAACTGCCAAgtgcagcaggaaggaagaCAAACTATTTAAAAACTCATCTGCTTTACTCATTCCCACATCTGCAAAGTTTGTTCTGAAGCAAGCTCTCAGGACACCATAGCTCAGCTGTCATCACACATCTCCAGTTagctcagaatcacagaattattccCCAGCCTATGGTGTGTATGTGGTGATCCCGAGTTTGTTAAGCCAAGCACTCCGTGTAAGGCACTACCAGTCTCGAGACAGACCTTAACGTGATCCTACAGCACCTCTGTCTCACAGCAACGAGGAGACACAAGCGGCGTCCGCACTGGAGCCTGAGGTCAGCGATACACACCAGGTGGGACCCACGACCCTCCCCGCGACTCTTCAGGAAGCCTTTGAGCAGCTGCGTGTCCCCCTCGGGCGCCTGACCCCCGCCGCTCTGCCCACGGCCGTCACTCCTATCCACGTCCAGCCCCCCAATGCTCGCAGGCCCGATGACTCTGCAAAGCGCCCCTTCGGTCCTGCCTCGCCACCGCCGGCAGACCACTCCGCTCAGGCTGCGCGGCGTTCTCCCTCCTGCCCGGCAGCCCACCCGCCTCATCCCTCGAGCGCACAACTGCCCCCGCCCAGGCACCTGAAGGTGGTGAGGGAGAAGCTGTAGCCACGCTCCGCCATTTTGGCACCAGCCCCTGCGCTCCCCGCGCCAGCTCCTCGGCGCAGGCGCAGACTCCGCTCCCACTTCCAGCGCGAAGGCACAGCGAGCACGCTGATTGGCGGGATGGTGGCCGGTTGCTGAGCGTGCCGGGATGCGGTTGGCTGAGAGGCGCGCCGTGAGGCATGCTGGGAGTCTGAGTCCTCAATCCGCCCTCCACTGCCCCGCCCTCCTGGTGGCgagagcagtgctgggactTGGAGTCTCGGTCCAGTCTACCTGCAATGTCTTGACCGGCTGAGGGCACTCGGTTTCCCAGAAGGCTCAGGAACAGGAGCGCCTCCCCCGAAGGCTCGCGGGACCGTGTGGGGTTATGgcggtgctggtgctgctccgCTGTCCGCTGACGCGGCTTCGCGCTCTgctccagcgctgctggggTCGGCTGGAGAGCGGCCTCTGGCCGGGTGTCTTCGCGGGTCAGAGCTCACCCTGGGGTAGGTCCCGGCCTCTTCTCCGCCCAGCTGAAAGAACTGGACGCGTTCTTGTGTCACCGGCCTTAGGAAGGGTTTGGAGtagatgatctcagaggtcccttccaacaccatctattctgtgattctgtgagagGACGACATCGGGCCTGAGGAACTCATTTTACCTCTGAAgggcggag
This window harbors:
- the PSMA2 gene encoding proteasome subunit alpha type-2; its protein translation is MAERGYSFSLTTFSPSGKLVQIEYALAAVAAGAPSVGIKAANGVVLATEKKQKSILYDERSVHKVEPITKHIGLVYSGMGPDYRVLVHRARKLAQQYYLVYHEPIPTAQLVQRIASVMQEYTQSGGVRPFGVSLLICGWNEGRPYLFQSDPSGAYFAWKATAMGKNYVNGKTFLEKRYNEDLELEDAIHTAILTLKESFEGQMTEDNIEVGICNEAGFRRLTPTEVKDYLAAIA